One region of Pseudomonas alvandae genomic DNA includes:
- a CDS encoding malonate decarboxylase holo-ACP synthase, which yields MSTFLAHDLLWGMTASQLPADAPGWAVESLDLGQPVVVRRALSSPGHVAVGIRGRSREQRYATSMSIAAIQRRVRPEDLCHVESRRDLPALIALAQLRPLLDAGGWSWGVGGSAGFELATGVEALHERSDLDLILRTPRRLGRLQAKEVLALLDASVCAVDMQLQTPCGAVALREWAGSSRRVLLKDDVQARLVNDPWQSSLEQVA from the coding sequence GTGAGCACGTTCCTGGCCCATGACCTGCTCTGGGGGATGACTGCCTCGCAGTTGCCTGCGGATGCGCCGGGCTGGGCCGTCGAGTCGCTGGACCTCGGGCAACCGGTGGTGGTGCGCCGGGCGTTGTCCTCGCCTGGGCACGTCGCGGTGGGTATACGCGGTCGCTCCCGGGAGCAGCGCTACGCCACATCGATGTCTATAGCTGCGATCCAGCGCCGGGTGCGCCCGGAAGACCTTTGCCATGTCGAATCCCGTCGTGACCTGCCGGCATTGATAGCCCTGGCGCAGCTGCGACCCTTGCTCGACGCCGGTGGTTGGAGCTGGGGCGTGGGCGGCAGCGCCGGGTTCGAATTGGCCACGGGTGTCGAGGCATTGCATGAACGCAGCGACCTGGATTTGATCCTGCGCACGCCGCGGCGTCTGGGTCGTCTCCAGGCCAAGGAAGTGCTGGCGCTGCTGGATGCCTCGGTCTGCGCCGTGGACATGCAGTTGCAAACGCCTTGCGGTGCCGTGGCCCTGCGCGAGTGGGCGGGTTCGTCGCGTCGGGTCTTGCTCAAGGATGATGTCCAGGCGCGCCTGGTGAATGACCCTTGGCAATCGTCACTGGAGCAGGTCGCGTGA